The Cryptococcus gattii WM276 chromosome K, complete sequence genome contains the following window.
GTTAAGTCCGTGGGTGCTGGGCATCTGGGCAGAGGTCGGCTGCAGAATGTCATAATGAGGAGTTCTTCGGATGATCAACATGGGTTTGGTGAAGTGTTTGAGGGCTTGCAACCGCCATTTGAGACCAAGCGTTTATTATGACGGTTCGGCGTTTATTATGACAGTTGGGGATAGCCTGCCTTTCATTTGATTTGCAATAGCTACATCTGGCATGCCTGCTGTATATCATAGGAGTAGCTTGGTAGCTCACATACAATATTGTCCTGGTCGTTTGCTTGTTGTGCTTTTGTTGTCCTTTATGTATCGCTTAGTTGTTATCATGCTACTTATTCACCTATCGCCCTAAGGCTAGTACTACTTGTCCTCATTCCATTAGATTTGCACTTTCGTCTACACGCGCCAAAAATTAATCGTGACTTCAGCCCAGATACATTGAAATTGCTCTAATTCATGTCTATTGATATGAGTCACAAATTTCTTACTTGCAGAGCACAGGCCTACTAAACTACGAATGAGATCACTCAGCTGTCTTGTGTTCTGTCTCTACGCATTATAATATCAATGACTGTCATTTCACCATCTAAAAGGGAGCCGGTTGCTCTTCTGTTACCATTAATAATTCATTATTCCCGAAGATGGAGTGGCTGCTGTTTGGTATCAATAACACCTTACGAGGGATTTCTTTTATGTATCAGAACTTAGTGGCATATTCATTCCATTTTTTTAATACACTTTCGTTTCAAGTCTTAACATCTGGTAGTTCACCCTGGTGGAAATAATGATATTCAGTTTCAACCCCATCATCCCAGGCCAATGAAGCGATTTAAGGCCTTGCCTGAAGCTCATAGAGAGTGGACGAAGCCTAAACACAACTTCGACTTTGAAAGCCATATTTGCAAGAATGCATTATACAAGCTTTGGACAAATACCTCTCTTCTACTCTTACTCGATCCACTGCTTCCGCATAGGCTTGGCAAGTTGCTCGTCCCATTTTGTTTTCCAAACTAACAAATATCGCCCTATTATTAGCACACTGGTATCATCATATAAAATGAAGGTCTAAAAACGAAGATGGATTGAGTCACTTTACCTTTTACAGCGTTGCTCGTACAATGAACTAGAATCATTACTTCGATCAATTCCCGCCAACTTTCATCTATTTAATTTCACCCACTTTTGTATGCTTCGTCGTCCTCGTACTACAGATCCCGGAGCGGTCAGCAAGCCTTATCCATATTGAGACGTGTAAAAATTAACAATCTGAAATGGCTCACCTCTTCCCAAAGCCAAATCTCATTTGGATCCTCTCTCGAAGTACCCATGAAAAATTTTGTGGTTCCAGGTTCATTCTCATCGACTTGCTTTTTAATCTGATTGAGATCTACAATGAAGCAGGTAAACAGGTAAACAGGTAGTTGCTGGTGAATGTTGTTTCGAATAGCAGCAAACGGGGTATATGAATACGAACGGTAAATAAGGTTATCACGTTGACCTTCTTTAGCCCATAGAGTGATCAACTGAATTGATAGAAAATCATTAACCATCTGTACATTATCACAAGTCATTTCCAGGTGGAACATTACCCACAGTAACAAATCCCATGTTGAACTTGATGCGAACGGTAGCGAAGATTATGGTTGCACACAATACAAAGATGTACGTCCCTTGCGGTCAGATGAAGAAGGTAAATCACCTGTATGGTCTGTTTTTCAACCTGATTTGGCGGATCTCCATGATGGTAACCTGGTCCATTAAACGGACTTAGGTCGAGCTCGGACTTATCTCTTTCCAGCTGTCACGATGTTATGCAAGAATCACAATCTCCGTCGTCTGGAACCGGTCAGCCGACATTTATCCATTCCACCTTGTCCGCGGCGGTAACTAAACAAACCTCCACCTAAGAACGTCCGCGATTTACCGTCCGACTCTTGCAAATCAACGAACGTGGcctcttttttcctctACGCTTGGTCAACGTCCTTTCTTCTAGTCCAGCGCTTGATCATCGTTCACGACAGCCGTGGCTCCGCCATTGTGATCTCCAAGCCACTAGTGCATTTCCTCGTCTTCACTATCCAGATCCAGTCTGTCCTTAAATCCGAACAGTGCACCTCAGCGCCGTAGGCCGTGCCATTTTCATGGAACTCACGGGTCAAACGCGGAAGATGAAACTCGCCGAGATTGTCATGACGGAATCAATTTTGTATGACGGGTTTTTGAATGAAAATATAATAATTAAGCGACGCAAAAAACGGATTATTTCCACCATAAAAAGCATTTTCATGATCACATACAAGTTATATAACCCTAATGTTAAAGTAACAACTTTGGGGGTGTAGCTCATTTGGCAGAGCGCGTCATTAGCATCCTCTTCAATAGGTTCTTTGACGAGGTACTGGGTTCAATTCCCAGCtcctccatttccttttttgtTTCTTTCATTTCATCTATTCTCATTTATATGTATTCATGATAAGCTGTACAGAACAATGTATATCAGTTTTTTCCACATTGTGGAAGTGGTTGGTGGGTTGGTTACCGAACTATAGCATCATGCTACAAAAGTCGTTGTTGGTGCCGAGAATGAGGAATTCCATCAACAGACATTTGCTCCCGTCCTGCGCTCGCTCTCAATCTTTGCTATTCGTTCATCGTTGTTCTTGATTTCGCCTCTTACCAGTCCTGCGTGCTGTTCATCAATCTATAATCTCGGAACGATAAGCATACTGAATTTCTTTTTCTACAATATCATTGAGCCAACATTTTATATTGCATACCGCACGTCCCACATTGATATCAAGTTCCATCTCTACGCGCCTAGTTTCCGAAGGATCGCCGATCCAATCAGTATGTGACGACACGCTGGGTTTCTGCACAAGCTTTCGCTCACTGTATATGCTTCGAATAGGAACAAAATGGCATATAAAGCTTATACTGGGTTTGCTATGGTTGAGCCTCGTCCCAACACACAAGTCGCTCCTAGAAAAGTCAGCCCCTCCATCAGGGAGCTTCCACCCCCTCTAGTCGTCAGCGAGCGCAATTTTAAAGGCGTCAAGCTAAAAGACGACACGTTTTTTCTCATTGTAGACCAATACCAACGTGCCCGAGCTCTAAAAATCTTTGACAACGAAGGGATGAAGGCGATAGGAGAAATCTCTGAGGTTTATCGATGGCGGAAGATGTTTCCCAATGTCGAACGAGTCGAGATCAAGGCCAGCGCGCTTATCCCATTACCGGAGGATGACGTTCAAAAGAAAATTAGAAGAAACCATAATTACGAACCCGAAACACCAGTCAGACACCACTTCCAACAACAGCTCGGAGACCGTTTTGAAGAGCTGGCTATATTCATTGACGGCGACACTACTGGAGTCCACAAGACTTTCAATGAGTTCTTGATGAATGACATCCAACCTCGTATTCTCACTTATATTATCCCTTCAGAACATTCCGGGAGTGATGCAGAGCTCGATTGCATCTATGGCATGCCACAATGTTGGCCAGGTGGACGATGGATAAGAATTATAGCCGACTTTCGCTGGCCTGACAAGAGGCGAAAGGAACTGCACGAACTTCATCGACGCATTTCAGTTCAGATTGCTGGCCGAATATTTCAACAGTCTCATGATCACGATTTGGTCGCCGACGATGATATGTTTTATACGAAAGAGGCGCCTTTGAGGGGACGATGGGCGAAGGTGCAGTGGAACGTTGTAGGAGCAAAAAGAATCAAGGGTTTGGTGAAGGATATCATCaacaaggaaaaggagcAAGATCCGGAGAAGTTATTGGACATATTTAATCAGTATATTGAGGTACATGAGTTGACCGAAGGGGTCGCGAAGGAATTCGGATTATGGTAAGGGTGGAGTATTTTGTGGGAAGATAAAAAGATAAAAATAAATTGTAAAATAGATATATCGTCATGATGTCTGCACTGTTATCACCTGTGCATCTACAGTTCTATCTCCGCAGTTGAATATCAAACGTCCTTGTAGCCACCCTTTCAGCTTGCTCAGCTGAATGTGTGATCCATACAAGCGCCTTGAGCCCTGTGTCTCTGCCACGCTGAAACAGATGTCATGAGTACGATGCTCACTCAATTCTCGACTCACGGATGACTGATTATCTAACAATTTTATCAAGCTTCGCTCGACACGCTTTGAGACCTCTTCATCCAATGCCGATGTGGGTTCTAAAATCTGTCAGTTCCATATTTTCAAAGAAATTACCACCCACCATCCAAAAGTAACACCTCTGCACCTCCAATGCCAACAGCCAGCGCCAAAGCTACTCGCTGAGCCTCTCCTCCACTCAGCGTGTCCCAATTCCTTCTCCACATCGTTTTTTCAATTCCCCAATCCGCCGCGAGATCCATTGGATCAATCTTATCTCCCGTTTCATTCTCCTTGGCTTCTTGGCTAGCCTTTCTAGCAGAAAACTTTTTGACAGTTTCCAGTAAGTCGTAAGGGGTGCCAGGTAAGATGCTCGGTCTTTGCGGGACATATTGAACCTTGACTCGCCAGTTGGGAATACCCATTGCTTGGGAAGACTGATGGTTCAGCTCGATGGTGCCCGATTGATAAAGGTTTAATTCGGCCATACATTTGAGCAATGTCGATTTACCTGACCCAGAGGGACCTCGGATAACAAGGACATCACGCTCAGAGACATCCAAGGAAAGATTTTCGAGGATGGGCGAGCCCGAGTCTCTCTTTATTGTAAGGTTCTTGACGGTCAAGAAGGGTTGGGGCATAGCAAACCAATTTACGGGCTTTCAAAAGGCTCGGATACTGAGCAAATTGGAAGATATGGCTTGCAAAATATCTGAGAAAATGACTGTTGATGAACCCGCATTTTACACGTCGTCATGCTCGTGCCTGGGTCGATCTTGAACTTTCTATTAATTTTAACCCGTCGTTACACGTCGTTACAGCGTCGTCTGTGTGCTCAGTTTATCCTTATTCTCTTTAATCTAACCGTTTAAGATATGTGCAGCGAATGCGCAGCATGTGTTATCTACAGATATGCGACCGACCGAACAGGTACGAGACAAAATATCCAATATTTCTGAGAGCAAAGTTAGGAAAACGGTCAATATCGCTTGGGCAATTTCATGCCCTGTTTGAAAGTATCCATCACATATATGCCGATAAAGTGCTTCCATCACATGCTTTTGCTTCAATATAGCCCCAACTACAAACGTTCGACTAGTATTTACTCGACATCGTCGAGCTGGTTAACAAAGTAGGTTAGGTTAGTAGTCCAAACTTCTCAGTAATGGCAGATAATGACTCACGCTGGCCTTGGGCTTATCCTCAGAAGGCTTGTCCTCACCCTCAGCAGGCTTGTCCTCGCCCTCGTCACCAGAGCCCTCTTCGTCGTCATCGCCGAAGTTAGGACCGGAGCCAGCACCGCCCATGTCGCCCATAGCACCCATACCACCCATCTGCTCCATGAGCTTGGACTGGAATTCCATATCAGGAACCGCTAGGGTgagaggagaaagaaaCTCACGAAGTCCATTCCCTCCATACCGCCGCCCATACCGGGCATACCACCCATACCACCCATGCCACCCATGCCGCCCATGCCGCCCATGCCGCCCATACCTTCCATACCTTCCATACCGGCGCTCAGGCTACGAGGACCAGATTAGCCCCTACTTTTGTTGGACGATCCTAATAAGACTCACTCCTCAGTGCCCTCCTGTTCATCCTCGTCGACCCACTACGCGTTGTGTCAGCATTGTAGCCAATTTGAATTGTTATCAGCTAACTTACCTTGGAGAAGTCGGTTTTGACCCAGTTCCTGTTGGGCTTCTCCTTGGTCAATCGGGGCCAGTACTCCGCCTGAgcctccttcttcctgaGAACAAGGACGATAGCTCGGGAGGTGACGACTTTCTTAGTTTCCTGTACGTCCCGGTCAGTATGCACCCTTTGGAAAACACGCAAAAGCTTGATACGAACCTCGGGGATGATCTCACCCCACAATTGAAGGTCGAAAGAGTACTCCTTCTCGGGAATGCCATTGGAAGCACTAGAACCAAATACGTCAACTAGCAGCCCCCGGAGAGTCGCGGACACGACTCACTCGCCAGCCTTAGCCCTGAAAGAGATCTCGGTGGGCTTGATATCCAAGGTGTACTTATCTTGGACGTCAGGGGCGTTGATAGTGAAGTAGATGATATTCTAGATTCAATGGTCCAGATAGATCACATATTGTCAGCCACAGATCCATAAGGGGAATTTTGTTGAGACTGGTGTAGAGAGAGAAAATGTAAGCAGAAATCGAAACCCACCTTCTCAGGCTCGGAAGCGGAAGATCGCTCGGCGTAAGTGATTTCGGGGTGGAGAGGAGCCATTGTATTTATTTTTACGGTCTTCCCAGAGAAGCTTTAGATCAATACAAACAGTGGATAAAGGAAAAGGCTAAAGAGGAATAGAAGATGATCAAAATATACACCGGGAATTGGATCGTCATCGTTGTTCCGACTGAGAGCATACACCTAATTTACGTAATATAGAATATCTCTCGAACGTTCCGCACCGGTCGATGAGAATCTATATGCATTGTCGTTCGTCGTTCGTAGTTCtgatctcttcttccctttctgATCACACCGCTAGGTAGCTGTGCAATACATCAGGGCTGTCATTATACTTCGCATCGATCGAAATACATGCAAATCAAGTTCTTCGCCTACATACTATAACTTCGCCTCGATAAGACCGGCTTGGCCCTAAAGCACGGTGATGGTCTGAGCCAAAATAAGCTCTTCAGAGGGAGATAAGGTCTTGAATTCCCTGACGTAGCCAGGCTCAATACAGACGTACTTCTCCTATAAGAAGGTCGAAGGGGTCAGTCGCGATGACTTAATATGAACGATGGGAACTTACCCAGCCTTTGTCCTCCATATCGGCCATCTTGCTACCCGTCGCTTCTTGAGGGTTCCAGATAGTACAGCTAAACGTTCCAGTGTCAACTATTGATTACCGTCTACTTAAATAACAAGTCTTACTCCTCAAAGCCTCGGAATCGGACCTTGTAACCAGATCCGGCACCATCGTCCACAGTGATTTCACGAGAGGGCACTTTCTGGTAGACCCTGTTGTCCCCAATAGGTCAGCACTTGGTCACAAAAAACAGACGAGGATGAACTCACCTGTCAAGCTCTCGATCGATGACAAGGGTGCTGCCATCCCATTCATCAATCTTTCCTCCCAAAACCTTGTCTTTATAAGTGGTACCCTTGTCAATTCCAGTGATTTTAATCTTGCTGGAGTCGGGGACAGCCAAGTAGTTGTGCAACAAAGCCTGGAAGCTAAATTTCTCTTTACCAGAGTTGATCACATGCAAGTCGGTAGAAAGTTGATGCGGGGCGAGAGTGACAACGTAGCTAAGCTTGAATTGGTGGGGGAAGGTTGGAGGGGCAGAAGGCAAAACAAATCGGACAGAGACACCTTCGGGACGGTCCATCACGACAGAGTCAAACTTCCAAATGCTGGTTCGGGCAAAACCGTGTTGGCTGAGGGAAGCGTACTCagggggagaaggaggaggagggcCAAAGATGGGCTTTAGTCTGTGAGCTGTTGGGCTCGATATAAAGAGAAAAGGCAGGGCTTACGAAGACAACAGGGATACCGCCTCGGATCTAGAATGAGTAAAGGTCAGACTCCCCTCCTGCAGTGCCCAACGTTGCATCTAGCTTACCGCCTTGGAACCGTCCATGGCCGATTTGGAGCTCACGAACATGCGTTCCTTGCCGCCTTGTTTCCAAGACACTACAGTAGCACCGTAGAAGCTATACACTGTCAGCTTGCACTTACGCTCTATCCAATCGATAATAATCACTAAATTTCAACGGAAGTCCCCTGCGATACAATGCAATTCTCAGTCGGCGGTCATCAACTCAAGGGGTAGATCGAAAGCTTACCGACTCGTGAGTAAGTATGACGCTCTTTTCGTTTTGTGAGATACCCATATTGAAGTCTCAGAGTGTTATTTGGTAGTAAGAGTATAATATGAACAACGGTGACTAGATGTGTGAAGCAGCAATTCGTTGCAAGCACCGTCGTTTGTCATCGTGACCATTCGTTGGCCACATCCGTCGCATCGACGGTCGACGGCCCGCTCGGAGTCGTGCACTTCTCTCTTGTTGGGTGATGCTGCGCTGACCGCCGCCGGGCTCTAGATACATAATTTaagtgatgatgatgatgactTTTTTATACATCTAGCGGACGATATAGTTACGTAACATCAGCTGTCAACTTAATTTAAATTTCAGCAGCAGGAGGCAGCaggcggcggcggcggaCGAGAGTAAATAAACCCACATCACCAAAATCTTCCTCCACATCTTTCAATCACTATCAAGCTACCATCCACCTACCCTTTACCCACGTCACTTTCGAGCTCTTCGACGCGACTGACAATAATGTCCGCGATCGATTACCACGACATCCTTCGTCAAGCTGACGCAGTCTTCCCTTCTGACCTCGACCATGCTGCTTCCATCGAACAACAACAAGACCGCGAGCAGATGGTCACTTTGGAAGATGACCATATCGATGGGCAACATCATCGTTCACAAGATA
Protein-coding sequences here:
- a CDS encoding Hypothetical protein (Similar to TIGR gene model, INSD accession AAW46241.1; CNK01100); amino-acid sequence: MAYKAYTGFAMVEPRPNTQVAPRKVSPSIRELPPPLVVSERNFKGVKLKDDTFFLIVDQYQRARALKIFDNEGMKAIGEISEVYRWRKMFPNVERVEIKASALIPLPEDDVQKKIRRNHNYEPETPVRHHFQQQLGDRFEELAIFIDGDTTGVHKTFNEFLMNDIQPRILTYIIPSEHSGSDAELDCIYGMPQCWPGGRWIRIIADFRWPDKRRKELHELHRRISVQIAGRIFQQSHDHDLVADDDMFYTKEAPLRGRWAKVQWNVVGAKRIKGLVKDIINKEKEQDPEKLLDIFNQYIEVHELTEGVAKEFGLW
- a CDS encoding ATP-binding cassette (ABC) transporter, putative (Similar to TIGR gene model, INSD accession AAW46280.1); the protein is MPQPFLTVKNLTIKRDSGSPILENLSLDVSERDVLVIRGPSGSGKSTLLKCMAELNLYQSGTIELNHQSSQAMGIPNWRVKVQYVPQRPSILPGTPYDLLETVKKFSARKASQEAKENETGDKIDPMDLAADWGIEKTMWRRNWDTLSGGEAQRVALALAVGIGGAEVLLLDEPTSALDEEVSKRVERSLIKLLDNQSSRGRDTGLKALVWITHSAEQAERVATRTFDIQLRR
- a CDS encoding Wos2 protein (p21), putative (Similar to TIGR gene model, INSD accession AAW46279.1), whose amino-acid sequence is MAPLHPEITYAERSSASEPEKNIIYFTINAPDVQDKYTLDIKPTEISFRAKAGDASNGIPEKEYSFDLQLWGEIIPEETKKVVTSRAIVLVLRKKEAQAEYWPRLTKEKPNRNWVKTDFSKWVDEDEQEGTEDLSAGMEGMEGMGGMGGMGGMGGMGGMGGMPGMGGGMEGMDFSKLMEQMGGMGAMGDMGGAGSGPNFGDDDEEGSGDEGEDKPAEGEDKPSEDKPKASVSHYLPLLRSLDY
- a CDS encoding glucose-6-phosphate 1-epimerase (Similar to TIGR gene model, INSD accession AAW46278.1); its protein translation is MGISQNEKSVILTHESGTSVEIYFYGATVVSWKQGGKERMFVSSKSAMDGSKAIRGGIPVVFPIFGPPPPSPPEYASLSQHGFARTSIWKFDSVVMDRPEGVSVRFVLPSAPPTFPHQFKLSYVVTLAPHQLSTDLHVINSGKEKFSFQALLHNYLAVPDSSKIKITGIDKGTTYKDKVLGGKIDEWDGSTLVIDRELDRVYQKVPSREITVDDGAGSGYKVRFRGFEDCTIWNPQEATGSKMADMEDKGWEKYVCIEPGYVREFKTLSPSEELILAQTITVL